Proteins found in one Brevibacillus brevis genomic segment:
- a CDS encoding BglG family transcription antiterminator, with protein MLVSSRQRSIIEILLREQKGVTVGSIAEQIGVSGRTVHRELDALDSLFDEFELELVRKTGSGLEVVGTDDQKLALRMSVLHHMTKEYTAQERKAIILCVLLEASEPVKLISLAIDLKVTTATISHDLDDLETMLARYDLSLLRKRGYGVELQGTESSKRRAISRLIAEHLDDHELIGIIKENIQNKALRDIDSISERLLGLIDREKLIKVENALSHLDEELPYPLADSAYLGLVTHLALAMERIEKGEGIHFDEKTLSELLGTPEYEIASNIMERLKQIFQMEIPADEIGYITMHLRGAKLRHSPDDQVWTENTELMVITKRFIQACEERLNIPLGNDASLFHGLLTHLEPALYRLQRKMEIRNPILEQIKQNYPELFTVTSEAVHTVLPELQVPDEEIGYLVMHLGAALERTRQEQQWYRALVVCSSGIGSSKILATRIKKEIPEIVSLKNLSMFDLEEVPATDYDLIISTLPLSLDPAEYVVVSPLLPPDDIQKIKYQLHTTSQKQSHQEKSQLVPAGQQSVEQLRAMQYYAAYANELYEGLWGMRWDNRDQDIAQLLSQISKGLKERGTIEEVDPVVKQLIEREKLGGLGIPGTSLALFHGRNEAVNKASFTFHQLREPVLLRSMDEEVISIDMLLLLLGPKEVPKEGLEVLSEISSLLIEEEMQAVLKTGETQQIADYIAGKMYAFCLKKIGLERTK; from the coding sequence ATGCTTGTATCCTCTCGACAGCGATCCATTATCGAGATTTTATTGAGGGAACAAAAAGGAGTTACCGTTGGTTCGATCGCCGAACAGATCGGTGTAAGCGGACGTACCGTTCACAGGGAATTGGATGCGCTGGATTCCTTGTTCGATGAATTTGAACTGGAGTTAGTCAGAAAAACTGGATCAGGGCTTGAAGTGGTGGGGACCGACGACCAAAAGCTTGCACTCAGAATGTCTGTCCTGCATCACATGACGAAGGAATACACCGCGCAGGAACGTAAGGCCATCATCCTGTGCGTGCTCCTGGAGGCATCGGAGCCAGTCAAGCTGATTTCGCTGGCGATCGATTTGAAAGTGACGACAGCGACCATCAGTCATGATTTGGATGATTTAGAGACCATGCTTGCTCGTTACGATCTGTCACTCTTGCGAAAAAGAGGGTACGGCGTAGAGCTGCAAGGTACAGAATCGTCCAAGCGGCGGGCTATAAGCAGACTGATTGCCGAGCATCTGGACGATCACGAGCTAATTGGGATTATCAAAGAAAATATTCAAAACAAGGCACTCCGAGACATCGACTCGATATCGGAACGGCTGCTTGGTTTGATTGACCGGGAAAAGCTGATCAAGGTCGAGAATGCACTGAGCCATCTGGACGAGGAGCTTCCCTATCCTTTGGCAGACAGCGCTTATCTCGGATTAGTCACACATCTGGCATTGGCCATGGAACGGATTGAAAAAGGGGAAGGCATTCATTTTGACGAGAAAACCCTCAGTGAATTGCTTGGAACACCCGAGTACGAAATAGCCAGCAACATCATGGAGCGCCTGAAGCAAATCTTCCAAATGGAAATCCCAGCGGATGAGATCGGCTATATTACGATGCACTTGCGGGGTGCCAAGCTGCGGCATTCTCCGGATGACCAGGTATGGACGGAAAATACGGAGCTCATGGTCATTACGAAACGCTTCATTCAAGCCTGCGAAGAACGCCTGAACATTCCGCTTGGCAATGACGCCTCGCTGTTCCATGGTCTGTTGACGCATTTGGAGCCAGCCTTATACCGATTGCAGCGGAAGATGGAGATTCGCAATCCGATTCTCGAGCAGATCAAGCAAAACTATCCAGAGCTGTTTACCGTAACAAGTGAAGCGGTTCATACAGTTTTACCAGAGCTGCAGGTTCCAGATGAAGAGATCGGGTACCTGGTGATGCATCTTGGTGCGGCATTAGAGAGAACGCGCCAGGAGCAGCAGTGGTACCGGGCATTGGTAGTATGCTCCAGCGGGATCGGCTCCTCCAAGATTTTGGCTACGCGCATCAAAAAAGAAATACCGGAGATCGTCAGCTTGAAAAATCTGTCCATGTTTGATCTGGAAGAGGTTCCGGCAACGGATTATGACTTGATTATTTCCACCCTTCCATTGTCGCTCGATCCAGCGGAATATGTCGTGGTCAGCCCGTTGCTTCCGCCAGACGACATCCAAAAAATTAAATATCAATTGCATACGACGAGTCAGAAGCAATCCCATCAGGAGAAAAGTCAGCTGGTTCCCGCAGGACAGCAGTCCGTCGAACAACTAAGAGCCATGCAATACTACGCTGCGTATGCCAATGAGCTATACGAGGGGCTATGGGGAATGAGATGGGATAACCGTGATCAGGACATCGCCCAGCTTTTGAGCCAAATCAGCAAGGGGCTGAAAGAGCGTGGAACGATTGAAGAGGTCGATCCGGTCGTCAAGCAGTTGATCGAGCGGGAAAAGCTCGGCGGTTTGGGGATTCCGGGAACTTCCCTGGCCCTTTTTCACGGAAGAAATGAAGCGGTGAACAAGGCGTCTTTTACGTTTCACCAATTACGAGAGCCTGTGCTTCTTCGCTCGATGGATGAAGAAGTCATCTCCATTGACATGCTTCTGCTACTTTTGGGGCCGAAAGAAGTACCGAAGGAAGGGCTGGAAGTACTCAGCGAGATCAGCTCCCTTTTGATTGAAGAAGAAATGCAAGCGGTTTTGAAAACAGGAGAAACACAGCAAATTGCTGATTATATAGCGGGCAAAATGTATGCGTTTTGCCTCAAAAAGATAGGATTGGAGAGAACGAAATGA
- the ptsP gene encoding phosphoenolpyruvate--protein phosphotransferase, producing the protein MSQKITGVKASAGIAFGKAFLLTTPDLQINTVAIEDPASEIHRFQEALARAKNDLEGIVLRVEQEMGTDHADIFKAHLFVLEDPELVDTVKDKISNEKTNAESALNDVAQAFIGLFEQMDNEYMRERAADIRDVTKRVLSYLLGVPFAGLGELTEEVIIVADDLTPSDTAQLDRRYVKGFVTDIGGRTSHSAIMARSLEIPAVVGTQGITRAVQPATLIILDGHEGIAIIDPSEEEIAVYKRKQADYEAQKAELAKLVNNKTVTVDNHHVELAANIGSPEDVVGAIANGAEGVGLFRTEFLYMGRNDFPTEEEQYLAYKHVLEHMGDRPVVIRTLDIGGDKHLSYLALPEEMNPFLGHRAIRLCLDNQELFRTQLRALLRASVHGNLKIMFPMIATLEEFRQAKAILEEEKKSLVDRGIVVSDQYEVGIMIEIPAAALMADQFAREVDFFSIGTNDLIQYTMAADRMNEKVAYLYQPYHPAVLRLLHNVIKAGHAQNKWVGMCGEMAGDPIAIPILLGMGLDEFSMSAGSILPARQQLSRLSVEDAAKQMDTILQMSTSAQVEAFVKEWLERV; encoded by the coding sequence ATGTCCCAAAAGATCACAGGTGTAAAAGCTTCAGCAGGTATAGCCTTTGGCAAGGCGTTTTTACTGACAACGCCCGATTTACAGATCAATACCGTAGCGATTGAAGATCCGGCGAGTGAAATCCACCGCTTTCAAGAGGCGTTGGCTCGAGCGAAAAATGATTTGGAGGGCATCGTTCTGCGCGTGGAGCAGGAGATGGGGACGGATCATGCAGATATTTTCAAAGCTCACCTGTTCGTCTTGGAAGACCCGGAACTGGTCGATACCGTCAAAGATAAAATCTCAAACGAAAAGACAAACGCCGAGAGCGCCTTGAATGATGTCGCACAAGCATTCATTGGACTTTTCGAGCAAATGGACAACGAATACATGCGGGAGAGAGCGGCAGATATTCGAGACGTGACCAAACGTGTCCTTTCTTACTTGCTGGGGGTACCGTTTGCAGGACTTGGTGAGCTGACAGAAGAAGTGATTATTGTAGCAGATGATTTGACGCCTTCCGATACAGCCCAATTAGACCGTCGCTATGTCAAAGGCTTTGTTACGGACATTGGTGGACGAACCTCGCATTCTGCGATTATGGCACGTTCTCTGGAGATCCCTGCTGTTGTCGGAACACAAGGGATTACTCGTGCGGTTCAGCCCGCGACGCTCATCATTCTCGACGGGCATGAAGGAATCGCGATTATCGACCCGAGTGAAGAAGAGATCGCTGTCTACAAACGCAAGCAGGCTGATTACGAAGCGCAAAAAGCCGAACTGGCGAAGCTTGTGAACAATAAAACGGTCACGGTGGACAATCATCATGTCGAGCTTGCCGCCAATATCGGAAGCCCCGAAGATGTCGTTGGGGCGATCGCCAATGGAGCGGAAGGTGTCGGGCTGTTCCGCACGGAGTTTCTGTACATGGGACGCAATGATTTCCCGACGGAAGAGGAGCAATACCTCGCGTACAAGCATGTGCTGGAGCATATGGGCGACCGCCCGGTAGTTATTCGCACATTGGACATTGGCGGGGACAAGCATCTCTCTTACTTGGCTTTACCGGAAGAAATGAACCCGTTTCTTGGGCATCGCGCCATCCGGCTGTGTCTCGACAACCAAGAACTGTTTCGTACGCAACTGCGTGCTCTTTTGCGCGCAAGTGTACACGGCAATCTGAAAATCATGTTTCCGATGATTGCGACACTGGAGGAGTTTCGCCAGGCGAAAGCGATTTTGGAGGAAGAGAAAAAATCCTTGGTCGATCGCGGAATTGTAGTATCCGATCAGTACGAAGTGGGTATCATGATTGAGATCCCTGCTGCGGCACTGATGGCCGATCAATTTGCACGTGAGGTTGACTTTTTCAGCATTGGAACCAATGATTTAATTCAATACACAATGGCAGCCGACCGTATGAACGAGAAGGTCGCTTATCTCTACCAGCCATATCACCCTGCTGTTTTGCGCTTGCTGCACAATGTCATTAAAGCAGGGCATGCGCAGAACAAATGGGTCGGTATGTGCGGGGAGATGGCGGGCGATCCAATCGCGATCCCGATTCTGTTGGGAATGGGTCTGGATGAATTTAGTATGAGTGCAGGGAGCATTTTGCCTGCGCGCCAACAGCTGAGTCGTTTGAGCGTAGAGGACGCAGCGAAACAGATGGATACGATTTTACAGATGAGCACTTCTGCGCAAGTAGAGGCGTTCGTGAAGGAATGGCTTGAGAGAGTATAA
- a CDS encoding sulfatase-like hydrolase/transferase, whose amino-acid sequence MSRKWLRRRPNILFIIVDQERFPPVYEEPAIREWKEDTLHAHTFLREHGLEFKRHYVGSTACCPSRATLFTGQYPSLHGVSQTSGAAKRSADSDMFWLDRNTVPTMGNYFRQAGYRCFYKGKWHISDADIWVPGTHFPIPSYTLGTGVPDPDKESLYLLADRLDGYGFSSWIGPEPHGIAPHNSGSSAAIGVNGRDVVYSSEVIELLHALDQEKSSVESYHPWLIVASFVNPHDIAIYGDISASSPFFRFHVDKSVPTVAPPPTQYESLATKPRCQASYREVYPQAFQPISDQAHYRRLYYQLQKNTDREVMRVLEALVASSFYPETLVVFTSDHGELLGAHGKLYQKWYCAYEEAIHVPLIIHNPLLFPYATSTELLTSHVDILPTLLGMAGADTDRLGEELTYTHSEVRPLVGRDLTPIILSHDMDSISSEPIYFMTDDDVTKGQHQVNVQHQPYDSVIPPNQIETVITYMNSAGHSALWKYSRYFTGDVFNPTMTEYELYNLTADPLETRNLVIPLYKTTHSERVRLKMELLLEEQRAQKRLTPFSPPFAQLLST is encoded by the coding sequence ATGTCGAGAAAATGGTTGAGGAGACGACCGAATATCTTATTCATCATTGTGGATCAGGAACGATTTCCCCCTGTTTATGAAGAGCCTGCAATACGTGAATGGAAGGAGGATACACTCCACGCTCATACTTTTTTGCGAGAGCATGGGTTGGAATTCAAGCGTCATTACGTTGGCTCCACTGCCTGTTGCCCTAGCAGAGCTACCTTGTTCACCGGTCAGTACCCCTCTTTGCACGGCGTCAGCCAGACCAGCGGCGCAGCTAAACGATCTGCTGACAGCGACATGTTCTGGCTGGATCGCAACACTGTTCCGACGATGGGAAATTATTTTCGTCAAGCGGGCTATCGGTGTTTCTATAAAGGCAAGTGGCATATTTCCGATGCCGACATCTGGGTACCGGGTACCCATTTTCCTATCCCCAGCTATACCCTTGGAACAGGGGTCCCCGATCCCGATAAGGAAAGCTTATACTTGCTTGCTGATCGGCTGGACGGCTACGGCTTCTCCAGTTGGATAGGGCCTGAACCGCATGGAATAGCGCCGCATAACTCTGGTTCGTCCGCAGCCATCGGAGTAAATGGTCGTGATGTAGTGTACAGCAGCGAAGTCATCGAGCTGCTCCATGCCCTGGATCAGGAGAAAAGCTCCGTTGAAAGCTACCATCCTTGGCTGATCGTGGCGTCTTTCGTCAATCCACATGATATCGCCATCTATGGGGATATCTCAGCGAGCTCACCGTTTTTTCGCTTCCATGTGGATAAGTCAGTTCCCACAGTTGCCCCGCCCCCTACTCAGTATGAATCACTTGCGACAAAACCGCGCTGCCAAGCGAGTTATCGGGAGGTATATCCACAGGCGTTCCAGCCCATTTCGGACCAAGCCCATTATCGAAGACTGTACTATCAGCTCCAAAAAAACACCGATCGGGAAGTGATGCGTGTTCTTGAAGCACTCGTCGCCAGCTCGTTTTATCCCGAAACACTGGTCGTGTTCACATCCGACCACGGCGAATTATTGGGGGCTCACGGCAAACTGTATCAAAAATGGTACTGTGCCTACGAAGAAGCGATTCATGTTCCCCTCATTATCCACAACCCGCTTCTTTTTCCATACGCGACCTCCACAGAGCTGTTAACCAGTCATGTGGATATTCTTCCGACTCTACTCGGGATGGCCGGAGCAGACACAGACAGGCTTGGTGAGGAGCTGACCTATACACATAGCGAGGTGCGCCCTCTTGTCGGTCGTGATCTTACTCCCATCATCTTGTCCCACGATATGGACTCTATCTCCAGCGAGCCGATCTACTTCATGACGGACGATGATGTGACAAAAGGACAGCATCAAGTGAACGTGCAACACCAACCCTATGACTCTGTCATTCCTCCAAATCAGATAGAAACGGTCATCACCTACATGAATTCTGCCGGGCACAGCGCTTTATGGAAATACTCCCGCTACTTTACCGGGGATGTATTCAACCCCACGATGACTGAATACGAATTGTATAATCTCACGGCCGACCCTTTGGAAACACGGAATTTGGTAATCCCCCTCTACAAAACCACACACTCAGAGCGCGTCCGCCTGAAAATGGAGCTGCTTTTAGAAGAACAACGAGCCCAAAAGCGACTGACACCCTTCTCGCCCCCTTTCGCACAACTACTGTCTACGTGA
- a CDS encoding mannitol-1-phosphate 5-dehydrogenase, which produces MLAVHFGAGNIGRGFIGQLLQKAGYEIVFVDVNAALVDELNERKMYRVQLATTGKPESVVEGVRAINGQDVAAVAEAIATADLVTTAVGPNILPHIAGAIAAGITWRLSVHAKPLNVIACENMIGGSEKLKEHVYEHLTESVQAGAAQWIGFPNAAVDRIVPLQQHDDKLLVIVEPFFEWVVDSSQMVGEVPSIEGVTYVEDLAPYIERKLFTVNTGHAVIAYLGYQLGMKTIDEAMRDDRIVQATRGALQETGALLAAKYGFDPQVHGQYVEKILGRYTNPLLSDDIVRVARSPIRKLSQHDRLVGPALQCMEKGMNPEYLSLAIAAALAFDYPEDAESARIQVSLKEFGWENTLHNCTGIPAGHPLEEIVREQARRLKEWSGSH; this is translated from the coding sequence ATGCTAGCTGTACATTTTGGAGCGGGAAATATTGGGCGAGGCTTTATCGGACAACTGTTGCAAAAGGCTGGCTATGAAATTGTGTTTGTGGATGTCAATGCCGCTTTGGTCGATGAGTTGAATGAGCGAAAAATGTATCGCGTGCAACTAGCAACAACAGGAAAACCAGAGTCGGTCGTGGAAGGAGTTCGAGCGATAAATGGTCAGGATGTAGCGGCGGTAGCTGAAGCGATCGCCACTGCTGATTTGGTTACGACGGCAGTTGGTCCGAACATTCTTCCGCACATTGCAGGGGCCATCGCAGCCGGCATTACCTGGAGACTTTCTGTTCATGCCAAGCCACTCAATGTGATTGCATGTGAAAACATGATTGGTGGCAGCGAGAAGCTGAAGGAGCATGTGTATGAGCATCTGACGGAATCGGTTCAAGCCGGGGCAGCACAATGGATCGGATTCCCCAATGCAGCCGTAGATCGGATTGTTCCTTTGCAGCAGCATGATGACAAGCTCCTGGTTATAGTTGAACCGTTTTTCGAATGGGTGGTAGATTCGTCCCAGATGGTTGGAGAAGTCCCGTCCATTGAGGGCGTTACCTATGTGGAGGATCTGGCGCCATACATCGAAAGAAAGCTGTTTACCGTCAACACAGGTCATGCGGTCATTGCATACCTGGGGTATCAGTTGGGGATGAAAACGATTGATGAAGCGATGCGAGACGACCGGATTGTTCAGGCGACACGCGGGGCTCTTCAGGAGACAGGTGCACTGCTTGCTGCCAAGTACGGATTTGACCCGCAGGTTCATGGGCAGTACGTGGAAAAAATCCTCGGTAGATACACCAATCCACTGCTGTCTGACGATATTGTCAGGGTGGCGCGTTCGCCGATCCGCAAGCTGTCGCAGCATGATCGTTTGGTCGGCCCGGCGCTGCAATGCATGGAAAAAGGAATGAATCCAGAGTATTTGAGTCTGGCAATTGCAGCGGCACTGGCATTCGACTATCCCGAGGACGCAGAGTCCGCACGGATACAAGTAAGCCTGAAAGAGTTTGGATGGGAAAATACATTACACAATTGTACCGGCATTCCGGCAGGTCATCCGCTTGAGGAGATCGTGCGCGAACAGGCACGCAGATTGAAGGAATGGTCAGGTAGCCATTGA
- a CDS encoding PTS mannitol transporter subunit IICB, which yields MESVETKNASGGIRVSVQKFGRFLSAMVMPNIGAFIAWGLITALFIPTGWLPNENLAKLVGPMITYLLPLLIGYTGGKMVHDVRGGVVGAVATMGVVVGADIPMFLGAMIMGPLGGWVMKKVDQLFEGKIRSGFEMLVNNFSAGIVGGLLTLLAFQAIGPVVVGLSKALAAGVEVIVGAGLLPLASIFIEPAKILFLNNAINHGILSPIGLDEAAKLGQSVFFLLESNPGPGLGILLAYWLAGRGSAKQSAPGAVIIHFFGGIHEIYFPYVLMNPRLILAAIGGGMAGVFTFTLLGAGLVAPPSPGSIFALIAMAPRGGLLPVLAGVLAATVVSFLIASALLKMSAKTDEDELEKATEKMQEMKGKKAQEQEAVEAPVKHEVAAADVKKVVFSCDAGMGSSAMGAASLRKKFKDAGLTEITVINTAINDIPSDADIVITHKSLTERAQVKAPSAEHISIDNFLNSPEYDKLVKRLG from the coding sequence ATGGAGAGTGTGGAAACCAAAAACGCTTCGGGTGGAATCCGAGTCTCGGTACAAAAGTTTGGACGATTTTTGAGTGCGATGGTTATGCCAAATATCGGTGCTTTCATCGCTTGGGGATTGATTACCGCTTTATTTATCCCGACAGGTTGGTTGCCTAACGAAAATTTGGCCAAACTGGTTGGGCCGATGATTACGTATTTACTGCCACTGCTGATCGGTTATACCGGCGGGAAGATGGTCCATGATGTTCGAGGCGGGGTCGTAGGTGCCGTCGCTACGATGGGGGTTGTCGTAGGTGCAGACATCCCGATGTTCCTGGGAGCTATGATCATGGGTCCTTTGGGCGGCTGGGTCATGAAAAAAGTGGACCAGTTGTTCGAAGGAAAAATTCGTTCCGGCTTTGAAATGCTAGTAAACAACTTTTCCGCTGGTATTGTTGGCGGGTTACTGACACTTTTGGCATTCCAGGCAATTGGGCCTGTCGTTGTGGGCTTGAGCAAGGCGCTTGCAGCGGGTGTGGAAGTCATTGTAGGTGCAGGATTGCTGCCGCTTGCCAGCATTTTCATCGAGCCAGCGAAGATCCTGTTCCTGAATAATGCGATTAACCACGGTATTTTGAGCCCGATCGGTTTGGATGAAGCCGCGAAGCTGGGTCAATCGGTTTTCTTTCTGCTTGAATCCAATCCGGGGCCAGGTTTGGGAATTTTGTTGGCGTACTGGCTTGCTGGCAGGGGCAGTGCAAAGCAATCGGCTCCGGGTGCTGTCATCATTCACTTCTTTGGGGGTATCCACGAAATTTACTTCCCGTATGTGCTGATGAATCCGCGTTTGATTCTGGCTGCCATTGGCGGCGGGATGGCTGGTGTGTTTACCTTCACGCTGCTTGGCGCAGGATTGGTGGCGCCACCATCTCCGGGTAGTATTTTCGCCTTGATTGCAATGGCACCGCGTGGTGGGTTACTACCGGTACTGGCTGGTGTGTTGGCAGCGACTGTCGTGTCCTTCCTCATCGCGTCTGCTCTCTTGAAAATGAGCGCGAAGACAGACGAAGATGAACTGGAAAAAGCGACAGAAAAAATGCAGGAGATGAAAGGCAAAAAAGCACAGGAACAAGAAGCGGTTGAAGCTCCAGTGAAGCATGAGGTAGCTGCTGCTGACGTGAAAAAAGTTGTCTTCTCTTGCGATGCGGGTATGGGCTCCAGTGCGATGGGCGCGGCGTCCTTGCGCAAAAAGTTCAAGGATGCGGGCCTGACCGAGATTACGGTCATCAATACAGCGATCAACGACATTCCAAGTGACGCTGATATCGTCATTACACACAAGTCTTTAACAGAGAGAGCGCAAGTCAAAGCGCCTTCTGCGGAGCATATCTCCATTGACAATTTCTTGAATAGTCCCGAGTATGACAAGTTGGTCAAACGCCTGGGGTAA
- a CDS encoding HPr family phosphocarrier protein — MVEKKIVVQLAHGLHARPAANFVKVATSFSSEIKIIKNEKNVNGKSIMGIMAAAIGKGEEITLITDGVDEQEAMAALEKALTEQE; from the coding sequence ATGGTAGAGAAAAAAATAGTGGTTCAATTGGCGCACGGCCTGCATGCACGTCCTGCTGCGAACTTTGTGAAGGTAGCCACGTCTTTTTCCAGCGAAATTAAAATCATCAAAAATGAGAAAAATGTAAATGGCAAGAGCATCATGGGCATTATGGCAGCAGCGATTGGAAAAGGGGAAGAAATTACCCTGATCACCGATGGTGTCGATGAACAAGAAGCGATGGCAGCATTGGAAAAAGCATTGACCGAACAGGAATAG
- a CDS encoding PTS sugar transporter subunit IIA gives MKNILTAEKIMLSAKVANKEEAIRLAGQLLVRAGHVTEAYIEKMQEREQLATTYIGSGVAIPHGTNESKAEIQSTGISIIQVPEGVDFGEGNTAYLLVGIAAVGDEHLEVLSNIAILCSEEENVKRIVNAASAEEIITMFSEEV, from the coding sequence ATGAAAAACATACTGACAGCAGAAAAAATCATGTTGAGTGCAAAGGTAGCCAATAAAGAAGAAGCGATCAGACTGGCAGGACAATTGCTTGTGCGTGCAGGCCACGTAACGGAGGCGTATATAGAGAAAATGCAAGAGCGCGAGCAGTTGGCGACAACATACATCGGAAGCGGCGTAGCCATCCCGCATGGAACGAACGAATCCAAGGCAGAGATTCAATCCACCGGGATCTCCATCATTCAGGTTCCCGAGGGCGTCGATTTTGGAGAAGGCAATACAGCTTATTTGCTGGTGGGCATTGCTGCTGTTGGAGATGAGCATCTGGAGGTGCTCTCGAACATCGCCATTCTTTGCTCCGAGGAGGAAAACGTCAAGCGGATTGTAAACGCGGCTTCGGCGGAAGAGATTATCACGATGTTCTCCGAGGAGGTGTAA
- a CDS encoding YeiH family protein, with protein sequence MATPIKSSVPLNESNASVQPAKNNESKPASFSLWIAGIAFTFFIALTGYGLAKIPGFQQVGPLACSILIAVAYRHFRGYPEALRSGIQFSAKRLLRLAIILYGLKLNIDVVLNQGLGLLVYDAGVIIFAIVVTMLIAKWLKADSSLSLMLGVGTGVCGAAAIAAVSPIVAAKDEDTAIGVGMIALVGTLFAIAYTILRPFLPLSAVEYGMWSGISLHEIAHVALAAAPAGQDGLAIALLAKLGRVLLLVPLCFILMIWMKRSGKLQSGTKIEFPWFLIGFLAMSVFGSYVLGTSIPVTEAFHNGIANVTTFVLTMAMVGLGLNVNLRALRTKAARPLIAMSITSILLSVLSFALV encoded by the coding sequence ATGGCAACTCCCATCAAAAGCAGCGTGCCATTGAATGAAAGCAATGCCAGCGTACAGCCCGCAAAAAACAACGAAAGCAAACCTGCATCCTTCTCGCTGTGGATAGCTGGAATCGCTTTTACTTTTTTTATCGCCCTGACAGGCTACGGCCTAGCAAAAATACCTGGGTTTCAACAGGTTGGCCCCCTCGCCTGTTCGATCCTGATCGCGGTCGCTTACCGGCATTTTCGTGGATATCCGGAAGCATTGCGATCAGGGATTCAATTTTCCGCCAAGCGTTTACTGCGTCTGGCTATTATTTTGTACGGGCTCAAGCTCAATATCGACGTCGTCTTGAATCAAGGCCTCGGGCTTCTCGTCTATGACGCTGGTGTCATTATTTTTGCTATCGTGGTTACAATGCTGATAGCCAAGTGGTTGAAAGCAGACTCTTCCCTCTCCCTCATGCTCGGAGTCGGTACAGGCGTCTGTGGAGCAGCGGCGATTGCAGCCGTCTCCCCTATCGTTGCTGCCAAGGATGAAGATACCGCCATTGGGGTAGGGATGATTGCCCTCGTCGGAACCTTATTTGCTATTGCCTACACGATCCTGCGTCCATTCCTTCCCCTGTCCGCAGTTGAATACGGCATGTGGTCAGGAATTAGTCTGCACGAGATTGCTCATGTCGCATTGGCTGCTGCACCAGCGGGTCAAGATGGGCTAGCGATTGCCCTGCTGGCAAAATTGGGGCGTGTGCTCCTGTTGGTTCCGCTTTGTTTTATCCTGATGATTTGGATGAAACGCTCCGGGAAATTACAAAGTGGCACCAAGATTGAATTCCCATGGTTCCTGATCGGCTTCCTCGCTATGAGTGTTTTTGGAAGCTACGTTCTCGGCACATCCATTCCTGTCACAGAAGCATTCCATAACGGAATCGCCAATGTCACAACCTTCGTTCTCACTATGGCGATGGTCGGGCTTGGCCTCAATGTCAATCTGCGTGCACTGCGGACAAAAGCGGCGCGTCCACTGATTGCCATGAGTATTACCTCAATTCTTTTGTCGGTGCTCTCCTTTGCATTGGTATAA